In Primulina eburnea isolate SZY01 chromosome 14, ASM2296580v1, whole genome shotgun sequence, the following proteins share a genomic window:
- the LOC140812047 gene encoding outer envelope pore protein 16-2, chloroplastic-like codes for MSGSGNNLETRSLLDELRSFDKGGFFDLGHPLLNRIAESFVKAAGIGAIQAVSREAYFTAVESVNGDATTGSTEIGAPKRHHRFPDFRGESNRKSVEALVKNTGIESMQWGLAAGMYSGITYGLKEARGVHDWKNSLMAGAATGAVLALTTGEQSHEQVVQCAITGAAISTAANLLTGIF; via the exons ATGAGTGGGAGTGGAAATAACTTGGAGACTAGGTCGTTGCTGGATGAGCTCAGGAGCTTCGACAAGGGAGGTTTCTTTGATCTTGGCCACCCTTTGCTCAATCGAATCGCTGAAAGCTTCGTCAAAGCTGCTGGG ATTGGAGCAATACAAGCTGTGTCCCGGGAAGCTTATTTTACTGCTGTAGAAA GTGTGAATGGAGATGCAACCACAGGTAGCACTGAGATTGGTGCTCCAAAAAGACATCACCGTTTCCCGGATTTTCGAG GAGAAAGTAACCGGAAGTCAGTTGAGGCCTTG GTGAAGAACACAGGCATAGAATCTATGCAATGGG GTTTAGCAGCAGGGATGTATTCTGGTATCACTTATGGACTGAAAGAGGCTAGGGGAGTTCATGATTGG AAGAACAGTTTGATGGCGGGGGCAGCTACAGGAGCGGTGTTGGCTCTAACCACAGGTGAGCAATCGCACGAGCAGGTGGTGCAGTGTGCCATAACAGGAGCTGCCATTTCAACGGCGGCGAATCTTCTTACAGGGATATTCTAG